One window of the Bubalus kerabau isolate K-KA32 ecotype Philippines breed swamp buffalo chromosome 9, PCC_UOA_SB_1v2, whole genome shotgun sequence genome contains the following:
- the LOC129619490 gene encoding c-Myc-binding protein-like, whose protein sequence is MAHYKATDSKHEQFWRYLEKSGVLDTLTKVLVALYEEPEKPNSALDFLKHHLGAATPENPEIELLRLELAEMKEKYEAIVEENKKLKTKLAQYEPPQEEKRAE, encoded by the coding sequence atGGCCCATTACAAAGCCACCGACTCGAAGCACGAGCAGTTCTGGAGGTACTTGGAGAAGTCGGGGGTGCTGGACACGCTGACCAAGGTATTGGTAGCCTTATATGAAGAACCAGAGAAACCTAATAGTGCTTTGGATTTTTTAAAGCATCACTTAGGAGCTGCCACGCCAGAAAATCCAGAAATAGAGCTGCTTCGCCTAGAATtggcagaaatgaaagagaaatatgaagctattgtagaagaaaataaaaaactgaaaacaaagctTGCTCAGTATGAACCACCTCAGGAGGAGAAACGTGCTGAATAG